The stretch of DNA CACGTTAGATCGAGTGTCGCAAGTTTACTAGACGTATCGATTATATGAACGTCGACCGACTCGATCGGAAAACGGTGAATGCATCAATGACGTTAGACACCCGTGAGGAAAGCACGAGGGTCTGGTCTGAGTGATGGAtgccttcctttcttctaacGGGTGAAAAGAGGATATTTACGTTTCCGACGCAGTGACAAAGCGCGTCCTATTTCAAAAATAGGTATGTCTGTCCGCTTCAAGCTCCGGCCGTTCGCGTGCTATCTACGTAGAATAAGTCATATTATCACGAGAGGATTTAATCAAGGAAAGATTcaatcattgataataacgttttctAGTTTCCTCAAGAATATTATACTCGTTGAACGTAAAATCTGATTTCATCTTAGTTAATCGAACTGTTATGGAgctatcaaatatatttaacgtacaacattaatatcgattttgtGTTTGCAAAGACGACGAGCTGAGGCTCGAACGCACGTTTCCACGTGCGTCATTCGTCCAGCTGCATGCGCGCACGATGTAAACGTACCGTCCAAATCGTCGGGGAATCTCTTTCGGAGATTTATACTCGATCCACCGATTTATAACTTTGTTGATTCACGCCACTGCTCGATAATATATTCGTatgagggagatagagagaaaaaggcagggagagagagagagagagagagagagagagagaggataagaCGTAGGTAaacaaaatagtaataaaaaaggaaaaagaaaaaaattgattgaattaaaaatatataatgtctaacaggaaattaattattcttcaaTCAACTTAACGAGGAAGTTATTCGAAACTCGTGTCCTCAATCTTTTGACaagtttttataatttctcaaACCACATATTCTTGATCTATCCACATGGCTGGCGCCTTTCAAAAGCGAAGAAATTCAGGACCGAGACAGCATGGATCGGTAAAAGATGTAAAGTTTctggaaggagaaaagagcaTGGCATAGAAAGCAGAAGGAAGGTGGAtggaggaggaagggaggggggTGGCCGGGTGAACCCAGGACCTTTACAGCGGGCTCTCCTAGATCAATAGCAAGGACCTCGGTTTGGCCAACGCAATCTGGCTAGCAGAATAGAGATCCCGCGACTTTCTAGAAACCCTGACGGAGTCGAAGGAGCTTTGGCATCGATTCAAATAGGGACGCTCGTACGAAATCGACTTTTCCTAAATTTATCGTCGCGTCGATGTTCGAGTTCTGACATGTGTGCATCCGGAAGCCAAAAAGATATCTCAGTTCTTATATCTCTTAGAGAGATTTGCTTCATTCTATCGCATctcttttcctgttttttttttctttttctttctttttttttttttttttttttgtcgaaggAGAGTCaccattattttttactttatttttactagACCGGTTAACACCGGTTTGCCCTGACAAGCCTTAGGCGCAAGTATATTTAGCATTTCTGTTTACCGCGTCTATTTTAATGTCGTGCGAGGGATGAAGAGAGTGATTCTTTGGCGTGAATGCGTGTCTCCGATGAAGCGATTGAGAAAGGGTTAAGTAGCGTGAAAAGGATGCACGTGTTGACGAATGCACCTCGTTCATCAAAAAACATAAGTATCACGGTTCGACTctcattctattttttattgttaaacaaCTTAGTCTTTCAGGTTGACACTTTTTTCCTTGATATTTTAACGACCTGTCagtttttattacaaaagatcTAGACAATTATAGGAATAGATATAAGCGAGTCGTTTTATGAAGGAACGACCCACGCTGTGAATCAGCAGACTGCGTAACGCCATTGGATGACTAAgtcaatattcttttttttcttttttttttttttttttctttttacgagtAATAGATCATCTATACTTGACCACGACAAGTTTGACAGAATTTAAAGTCGAAATGTTCGTGATATTTCGATACGCCGAATTTATCCCGATAAAATTCGTCGGAAGGATTTTATGACCCACTCGATACGTACTTTATATGAGTTATTATGGACCGCTAAAGTTAACTTTGTTGCATTTGGATGATAAATGTGTCCTAGAAATGGATGATTATCGATTCGACAttgtgattttattttcggcTAAACTGGACGTTCTTTATGATTACCTGAAATCAAATATCGGCTATCTATTTTCGAGTATACAGACCGATATATAGTAGAAACGTTTTATCGGAAGGTCTTAACGATCGATACTCCTTGACATAATCGTTCATTTCCTTCGGGagagaaattaattgtttccttttttaatttcaaatttaacaTTAAACCAAGTGGTTGAACGAGCCTGGATGATCGATGAtacgtcaataataattatctctcGCAGGAATATCGTATACGAAGAACGTTCAAAGTAAATTGCTTAGGTTTCTTCAATGATAACATAAACCAATTAGTAATACTTTCCGCTTTCTTGAAAGAATTAGCTTAAGCACCTCGTATCGTCTTCCTCGGCGATCAATAATCTTCAAGTATTACctcgttatcgttgttaaaaaaatatcgtacaAGCGAGATGTCAGTTATCAATATATGGCGAAATGTCAGATTCCATGTCATTTTGTGGAATCGATAAATATCACATAAATATAGTCCTATAATTTTCGACTCGTTATCTCCCAAACGTTCCATTAGCGACAGACGTTGATCGTTCGTGTCTAAATAGTAGGATTTACTAAAGGCATTTAAAATTGAACACTCATGTTCTACTAATGTTTTTACTTCAATAGGATGAGGTAAGAGAAGTAAGGGGAGAAagtagagtgaaagagagagagagagagagagagagagagagagagagagagagagagaggagtagaaaaatggattattaattatttcaaagtcATTATCTCGAAGACGCGTATACTTAGCGATGACAATGATTGAATATTTATGTGATCGAATAATTCATCGACttaatcattttcaaaagtattatttcttatcgagATACAGAttgcataatattatatatatatatatataattatatttcatatccaTCTAAGAAGCTTTGAGAACTTACCACGATCGGAGAGATGAATAAATTATCACGAAGGGATTCACTGCACAAGCTAAACGTcgaatcttctctttctctctctttctctctcccttttctcgctccttctcaatttttcttcacggtagattatttattattcgagaTCACTCGAGTGTCCGTTTCACTTGTCACCGAAAAGTCTTCCTAAgtatcttctttctcatttacaTCCTCCACGGGATCAAAGacaacgttttcttttttctgtgtCTTGAACAATCGtcgtttaaaaataacaacgaataAATAGTACGAGAGTTTCTcacgtgaaaaaaagaaaataaagtctGTCACACTTAATCGCTCTTCTTTGTCAAATAAAGATCGACGACGGATCAACGTCGTTCAATGAGATAAATGTCgttaagagaataaaagaagccGGCAGAGCGCGTTAACATTTTCAGTTGTGCGCGTATCTCGCGTCTGAAGGCATCGCGACGCCCAGCGTCGCTTTTATAGACGCGCCGCCATGACGCGCAGACGtgaatcgagaaagaaagaatatctaCGAGGATGAAGTAAGAAGAGTATAACGCTCGttactcttatcattttttttttgtttttttttctttttctttcttttctttatctctctctctctctctctctctctctctctctctctctctctctctctctctcttccatctAGACTAAAGTGCTGCATGTTTGATCAACTATTTGATCgtctatttttttaattgtctaaaaatatcaaactttgttttattatttgtaatatttttaggttcgtataaaaaaaaaaaaatgtttcgaacGTTCCTACGAAGAATTAGTATAATTTGAGtttcgtttattctttttttattttctacactTGTAGAAATACACaagtaaacaaatttatatgcaGGAAGTTAAGAAAACATTCTCAGTATTAGCTGACAACgcgtatctttctctctctctctccctctctatctctttctatttatcttatGTTCCTGATCTCTAAAATCCTTCCATGAAAATTCGCTTAGTTTACTTATATTCAAAGACTCATGTCGGTTTAAGGCGTTCGACACGGTCCGAAATCCaggattatattttcataatccaCAAACGTGTTGTGCAAAGTAAACCGTACGATAGGAACTTGCGGCGCTAGGCGAGGATTTCAATATCGACAATTTTCGACTTAACTGGTAACAAgccaaagaaaatatcttgGAATTTGATTTTAGAATATGATAGCGATGCATTTGCGGTCCAGCTGTTGACAATAATCAGAagatttcctcttcttcctttcgtcttcttcttcttcttcttcttaatcgAAAGTTTATTTACCCcagtgaataaataaaaacagaaacgaTAGAATCAGAGAATATGCAGCGTTTCTCGAGAGtacattcatttctttttaatgatgaatgaagacaaaacaaaataaataaataaataaagaagaaaagaaaacaatcgaAAGACAAACAATCGAAAgatggaggagaaaaaaattgacgCAAAATGCGTGACCGATTCGTAATTGAATTTGCACCTGCaagtatttataaaatctatGTCAAgtatacgtaagtacatatgtatatgtccaTAGTTCGCTGGACCGTAAAAGCGGCTCGTGGTATTAAAGTATAAATAGAAGAAACCGGTGGTGTGGCGATGCAAATTTAAATGCAAGTAGGGCTATTGTGTAATACGTCgtagtcgtcatcgtcattttcCTCATCTCGGGTTGTGTTTCTTCGGTTCGTTAAGCCAAACGTATAGCCAAGCTACGTATATCACGTGTCGAATCGTATTCAACGTCGACTCGATTTCCGGGGTTGGAAAAGAACGCGTCGTTAAGACGAGATACAAATAGAAACTGTAAGCTCGACAATCCGTTGATTTTACAAAGCTTTAAAGATGATGTCGTTGGAACTTTGATATAGGGACGAACATTTCCTGTCGTActtgtcgtcgtcctcgtccccTCATTTCACCGTTCACTCcgttataatgacaatagctCTCCGAACGATCGAAGAACGTTTTGACATTTCTGATTCTAGGGCTcgttccatctctctctctttctctctctctctctctcaatctcctTTCATGTTTCTGGATCTTTCCGCACGTTTATTCGTACCAGGGAAAAAACAATGTCGGGAGCGAGCGTTATTTCCGAAAAAAATCACTTTCTTTCGTGTCTTCGATTTTCAATAAGTTTCAGcctaattctaatatattatcatcaattcatttatatatatatatatataaatatatatatatgtgtgtgtgtccaGATTATCACGAAATTTTGAAACTAGTGTTCTACTTTGTTCTCTCGGAAATAATCTAGTCATAGATTTTCGATAAATCTGGTCTATTCCGCGTAAGAGAAACTTATCTCATCGCAAGGTTTACGGAAATACAGTTCGTTCTTGAtagacatatttttctttcttttctttttctttctttttttcttttctttttttttttttcaaacgaaatcCTCGtcgaattagaaaataatggaaaaactTTACGGTTCGTCGTACGTTACCGAGCGATGGACGATGATGTCAGTTTAAATACTTCGTTTTTGAATCCAAAACTACACACACGTGAtgtctctcattttctttcgaaacggaactaaagagaaagagaaagagagaaagataggtagataaaaagagataggatAAACTATACCTATACGAAAAGAGAGACGCAGAAACATTTAGACAGAGCGCCCACGCATTCTCTTCCTCGAAGGAACGAATCTATTGGGTGCCAGAATAATGATATTGAATGTAGTGTCGCGCGaagtgtagaaaaaaaaaaagaaaagaaagaaaagtcgaaagagaaagaaaaataataggagtaaCCCGTGACGAAGTTTTGCGAATTGTagaaaacataattataatattgccTCTGGGCATTCCGTGAAGCGCTATCTCGTGCCTGATGCAACCTGCATTTACGTCGAGCCCCAAAATCGTCTCCTGACGATCATCTCGcttctcctttcttcatcTGAATATGCAATTTCTCCGAGATACCGAGATATACCGTgttctttcgtaaaaaaagaaaaataaaaaaaaaaaggaaaaaagaaaaaaaaatttaactttCTCATCGTTTCGACAGATCATACCTGTCACGAACTTCGATGTAAGTTGATCGATTAttggaaaaggaaataaaactgATGATTATGACGCAAGAATtgggaataatattttttttttcttcttttcattataaatacaatgatACATTCATAGAAATTTAAGACGATCATGTTACATGTTTGAAGAACGTTTCGCAGAATAACaggatataaaattcattcatttacaAACCGTGATAATTAtcacaaattaaaataaattacggaataaataaattatatactaaCAGGAACTTACAGTAACTTTGAGAATAGTCTAATCATTCAAAgctaaaaattcattatttgtacatatatatatatataatagcaaTAGGATAAGACATTTAACGCGAGCATAAATATATCGTAAGTCactgttattaaaaattcaagtaAAAATGATTGCATATTTTtagattaattttcataagaGTATTCGAAAGGATTAAAAATCGAAGCTCGTATAATTACTCGTAGAATCGTTTTGATTCGAACTGGTGCAAATCGTGTACTCCGAGTCTGTGGTGCTCTCTGAAGATTCAGATTGTGATGACATGTAGGATATATCGGAAGAATTCTCGAGAGATTTTTCACTATCACTCGAGAATAAACTGTACAATGATTCTTCGTAAGAGTAATCGTAATCGCTGCTGGATGCCTCCCCTCCGGAAATGTAGTCGTAAGAAGAGCTCAATGAATCCTTTTCGGAATTGTCATCGatagaagaagacgaagatccattttcttttagaacaaaaaagaaaaaaaaatatatatatatatatatacatacgtcatGATAAAAAGTTAGTTttgataatttgtaataatgtaTTACTAAGggtaaaaataaacgaaaaaatttaCGAAAGTTTACCTTCGAAatgttttatatcttttatcagGCTATTTATTTGACCTTTTAATTGTTCTATGGTATTTCGAATTTTTGTTTCACGTttcattatctctttcttcttcatttgcTTACATTTGCGTTTTCTTTGTTGCTCCAACGATTTGTCGGCATCTATAACATTTACaaatattcaaaatgaaatgaatctTTCAATTTTGACGATCGATAGGATTAGGATGATTATTTCCTTACGTTTTttacattttgattttttaactGTTTCTTTAGCTTTTTCTTTAGCTTTTTCTTTAGCTTGTTCCGTCGCAGGACCGGGCTCACCGATCTCGGTCaatttagtaatttttttcagCTTTACGATTACCGATTTTACTGAATCTGTCGAATTTGAAACTTCTTCATCATTTATTACTTGCAACTGTTTATCCAATTTCTTTTCTGGATCTACATCcttatctttatcttcatcAATGGGATAATAAATTACATGAAGAAGAGACTCTTCCTTgggttctttttttatttgaatcttatcgtcgtcgttatccAACTTCTTTGGAGTGCTCGAATCGAGCTGGATATTGAGATCGTATTCTTGAACGTTACGACTCTTCTGATTACAGCTGAATTCTTGCTTTTCCCTAATTAAAGAGGAAACATTTATATTCTCGTTTGACCGAGATTTTTGCAATGACTCCTTGGACCCTTCGTTGTTCCTCGTTTCGACacgttcttcttcgttcttcgaGGAGGCACCTTCAATAgcaaaattcatttctttcgacacacgttcatttattttttccgtaCTCGCCTTTATATCTTCCTTGTCGAGTTTcttgataattttctttttagcgCCGGTCGATTCTGCGTTCTTCGAGCGATCTTCTTGACAAGCCACCGATAATTCCTCTAATCCTTTCTGATGTGATCCTTCACCGGTAGATACACCGGGTTCGGTCGAAGCTTTTTCAACGTTTCCGTGATTCCTTTCCACCGAAGTGTTCTTTTCAATCGCTTCTTCGACTTTATTTCCACCATCAACGTTACCAGCCGCTGCTTTCACATCTTTCAACTTGCCTGTCATTTTCTTCCTTGCAATACGAACTTTCTTCagcttttctactttcttctctgtctcttccttATCGCTTTTCTTAGTCTCTTCCTTATCgcttttcttcgtctctttcttttcgcctttcttcgtctctttcttttcgcctttcttcgtctctttcttttcgcctttcttcgtctctttcttttcgcctttcttcgtctctttcttttcgcttttctttgtctctttcttttcgtctttcttcgtctctttcttttcacctttcttcgtttctttcttttcacctttcttcgtctcttttttatcacctttcttcgtttctttcttatcgccTTTCTTCGCCATCTGttccttcttcgttt from Vespa crabro chromosome 11, iyVesCrab1.2, whole genome shotgun sequence encodes:
- the LOC124427951 gene encoding axoneme-associated protein mst101(2)-like, encoding MTGKLKDVKAAAGNVDGGNKVEEAIEKNTSVERNHGNVEKASTEPGVSTGEGSHQKGLEELSVACQEDRSKNAESTGAKKKIIKKLDKEDIKASTEKINERVSKEMNFAIEGASSKNEEERVETRNNEGSKESLQKSRSNENINVSSLIREKQEFSCNQKSRNVQEYDLNIQLDSSTPKKLDNDDDKIQIKKEPKEESLLHVIYYPIDEDKDKDVDPEKKLDKQLQVINDEEVSNSTDSVKSVIVKLKKITKLTEIGEPGPATEQAKEKAKEKAKETVKKSKCKKHADKSLEQQRKRKCKQMKKKEIMKRETKIRNTIEQLKGQINSLIKDIKHFEENGSSSSSIDDNSEKDSLSSSYDYISGGEASSSDYDYSYEESLYSLFSSDSEKSLENSSDISYMSSQSESSESTTDSEYTICTSSNQNDSTSNYTSFDF